The following proteins are encoded in a genomic region of Glycine soja cultivar W05 chromosome 17, ASM419377v2, whole genome shotgun sequence:
- the LOC114394251 gene encoding uncharacterized protein LOC114394251: protein MATAPAHAPVKSQPLHNFALPFLKWGASGKNNTTTTAAHHHRFRRPSDHASEPDSSDPDSRPHRLGSRTARNRFSLPLKPPPPPPPQLHEAEHDDADDAVQKPWNLRPRKPALLPKAALEIGTGPSRNHHHATNNGEFHDGGGGGGDNNNPAPKSLRLRGFSDTPCSVKKEKRKFWIALSREEIEEDIFVMTGSRPARRPRKRPKNVQKQMDSVFPGLWLVGITADAYRVADTPAKR from the exons ATGGCAACCGCACCGGCTCATGCTCCGGTGAAGTCGCAGCCTCTGCACAACTTCGCCCTCCCCTTCTTGAAATGGGGCGCCAGCGGCAAGaacaacaccaccaccaccgccgcTCACCACCACCGCTTCCGCCGCCCCTCCGATCACGCCTCTGAACCCGACTCCTCCGACCCCGACTCCCGCCCCCACCGCCTCGGATCCAGAACCGCGCGCAACCGgttctcactccctctcaaaccacctccaccaccaccaccacaactGCACGAAGCCGAACACGACGACGCAGACGACGCCGTGCAGAAGCCATGGAACCTGCGCCCTCGCAAGCCCGCGCTCCTCCCCAAGGCCGCACTCGAGATCGGCACCGGACCTTCCCGAAACCACCACCACGCCACCAACAACGGAGAATTCCAcgacggcggcggcggcggcggcgacaACAACAACCCCGCACCGAAGTCGCTGCGGCTCCGCGGGTTCTCGGACACGCCGTGCAGTGTGAAGAAAGAGAAGAGGAAATTCTGGATCGCTCTCTCCCGTGAAGAGATCGAAGAAGACATCTTCGTCATGACGGGCTCCAGGCCCGCTCGACGGCCCAGGAAGCGGCCCAAGAATGTCCAGAAACAAATGGAT agTGTGTTCCCTGGCTTATGGTTAGTAGGGATAACTGCGGATGCTTACAGAGTCGCTGATACACCCGCcaag AGGTGA